The following are encoded together in the Lathyrus oleraceus cultivar Zhongwan6 chromosome 3, CAAS_Psat_ZW6_1.0, whole genome shotgun sequence genome:
- the LOC127129628 gene encoding uncharacterized protein LOC127129628 produces the protein MAVEAYVLNKEGYMAIGPEPPDKPVLAKGNVNMQRLDLLPVEIQVQAVRTQRQYEIPSEDYWSMMTDELVDLDEERMLALDSLRRQKEKVAKAYNKKVKGKMFVVDDLVWRVILPMDRNDRVLGKWSPNWEGLFKVLQAFSNNTHEIEELAPDRRILRVNGKYLKKYRPLLQEVKISTE, from the exons ATGGCTGTCGAAGCCTATGTGTTAAATAAAGAGGGTTATATGGCTATTGGGCCAGAGCCCCCAGATAAGCCAGTTTTGGCTAAAGGAAACGTTAACATGCAGCGTTTGGACT TGTTGCCAGTAGAGATTCAGGTTCAGGCAGTCAGAACCCAAAGGCAgtatgaaataccttctgaagattattGGAGCATGATGACAGACGAACTGGTCGACTTAGATGAGGAGAGAATGTTAGCCTTGGATTCCCTACGAAGGCAGAAAGAAAAAGTCGCCAAAGCCTACAATAAAAAGGTGAAAGGAAAAATGTTTGTTGTCGACGATTTAGTTTGGAGAGTGATCTTGCCTATGGAtagaaatgatagagttttgggtAAATGGTCCCCTAATTGGGAAGGACTGTTTAAGGTTTTGCAGGCCTTTTCTAATAACACCCATGAGATCGAGGAGTTGGCACCAGATAGGCGAATCCTAAGGGTGAATGGAAAGTACTTGAAAAaatataggcctctccttcaagaggtcaagatttCGACAGAATAA
- the LOC127129626 gene encoding uncharacterized mitochondrial protein AtMg00810-like, giving the protein MASEIAAIEKNGTWELTDLPTGAKKIGNSDKMFKEFKSSMKKEFGMTDMGCMRYFLGVEVTQTSNGIFICQRKYANEVLERFSLQNCSSIHNPIVPGCKLTKDVGGLKVDATTYKQMVGSLIYLTAIRPDLMYVVSLVARFMEASTTMH; this is encoded by the exons ATGGCAAGTGAGATTGCAGCAATTGAGAAGAATGGAACATGGGAATTAACAGATCTGCCAACAGGAGCAAAAAAGATTG GAAATAGTGACAAAATGTTTAAAGAATTCAAGAGCTCAATGAAAAAGGAATTTGGGATGACTGATATGGGATGCATGAGATATTTTCTCGGTGTGGAAGTCACACAAACTTCAAATGGCATTTTTATTTGTCAAAGGAAGTATGCTAATGAAGTACTAGAAAGGTTTAGTTTACAAAATTGTTCATCTATCCACAACCCAATTGTTCCAGGGTGCAAACTCACAAAGGATGTTGGAGGGTTAAAGGTTGATGCTACCACATATAAGCAAATGGTGGGAAGTCTTATATACTTAACTGCCATTAGACCAGATTTGATGTATGTTGTGAGTCTGGTGGCTCGTTTCATGGAAGCTTCGACGACTATGCATTAA